The genomic window TTCGTAAGTGTGGAAACGATGCTTCTTGCGATGCAAAACGACTGCGCGAACGTTTCGTCACGAAATGTACCCGAGATGTTCTCTTTGACTTTGACCATGCGAAGATCTCGCTCGGCTTGGTTATTGTCAAAGGGAACATGCACTTCACATAAGAAACGCAGCGCTTCTTCCTTTCGTTTTTGAAGCCGTCGAATAAAAGCGAGTGCTTTTTTCGGAAGAGGTGTCATCGTTTCCAATCGGTGCTGTGCTTTCGCTAGGATACGATCATACACTCGTTCCCATCGTTTCGCTTCTTCTTCGGAAAGTGCACCGTGATGCGCTTCGACTGCCTGTTTGGCGGCTAACAGAAACGTGGTCATGCGCGATGCCCATGTATGGCCTTGTTCGATGAAGCCTTTTAGCTCACGTAAATGATGGGCATGGCAAAGAGCATGTGTGGCTTTCGTGTATCTCGGATACGTACCGAATGCATCATGCATCATCGTCCCTTTGTATTGTGGAAGAATCCCGATCTCATCCGTTGCTTTCTTTCCACGAGAAGCGTGAAAAGCCAAGTACGTATATGTCGACGTACATGCGACATGCACCCATGCGAGTTTACCATTGATGCGCAAACTCGTTTCATCGACATGCAAGATGTTAGAGTCAAGTAAGGCGTCTTCGATCATGTCCATATTGGATTCCAGCGCTTCGCGTCCTCGTTTCACCATATTGGCAAGGGTTCCTGTACTAACCGAGTGTTGATATAACGCTTCGATTGTATCACTTAAACGCTTGTAAGGGATCAATTGGATATGATGCAAATAAACAACGAGCGCAGTAAGACGTGGACCGTATTGCACATGATTCGTGACATGTGGTGGAAACTCCGCTTGTTGCACGCATCGACAATGCGGACATGATTTCACTTCACGCTCATGTTGTGTCACTTCAATCGACACGGGAGGCAGATCAAACACTTGACGGACATCGACTTTGAACGGTTTGACGTCACGCAAAGAAGCCCCACATCCTTGACACGTATGTACGCGATGGACGACACGATGATGTGGATGTTCCACTTGACGGAGCGTCGTCCCCTCATGTCCCTCTTGCCCACCGGGCTTTTTGCCAGACGGCTCGCGGGAGGAACGCTTTTTCTCAAAACGGTCAGAAGATGGGGGCAAATGGCTATTGGAGCTGTTTTTTTTCGTGCGTGCTTCCAGCTCTTGAACGCGATGCTTGAGTTGTTCATTTTCTTTGCGTAGCTGTTTGTTTTCTTGACGCAAATGTTCATTTTCTTGAATGAGTTGATGAATGAGCTGTTTTTGTTGTTGGACTTTGCCGATTAAGCCCTCAACTGTAAATACAGCTTGTTGTACCGTCAACATGTGATTCACCTCCTTGTCTATCAATATTCACATCATAGACAGGAAAAGCAAAAAATATTCAGCTCACTTTATGATGTGGCTGAATAGTTACGAAGATTTTAAAGAAAACAATAAACCTGTTTTTCTTTCAAACCTTAGAATATCTTCTGAGCAATTTCCATCCTCATCATATTCCTCAAGTATGTCTAAATATTTAGTAGTGTTTTTTACAAAATTTCCAAAATCTTTGTTTATATTGGAAATTTTATGTGCTTGCTTGTTTAGTGGAATTCGGTGACTTTGGGCATAATCAAAATATAATGGCAAGAATGAACCTGATTTTTTTGAATAATTAAACCAATTTGGATCGTAATTTTGATCATTTTCTAATGATTTAAAGGTAGTTTTCAAGTACGAAGCTTTTGGAAAAATACGGATAGCTATTTTCTCCTTATCTTGCTCATTATTTTTCTCTAATAGAGGCTTTGTATAATACTCCATGTACTCTTTTGGATTATAAAAAAACTCTGTGACTGTAACATCAGCAAATGTAATGTCACCGATAGGTTCATCACCGAACTTATCTAACATTCCTCGTTCTTCTGGGGATAAGTCTAATGAATACTCATATAATTGATGGAGTACATACTTTATTAAATATCTACGTACTTTATTAGAATTTAATCCCAACTGTTCACATATTTCTTTGAATTTAATGCCCATATTAATTGATTTATTAATATTTTCATAGTCGAAATTATTTAATTCCTGTATATTTAATTCCAAACCTAAAGATTTATAAACAGCAGATCTAACATTTTTCGATAAATGAAGCATAAAAACACCTCTTGTGTAAAATGACACTTTGCTATCTTCAAGCAGTTTCAACCACAATCTGCTAGACTTGTATTTACTCTTAAAAAATTCAATGTTCCCCTATGTTTATGAATTATTTTATCAAAAAGATATCAAAAAAGTGTGCATTAGTCATACAGTCCTAAATTTAATCGATCTCCCTTTTATTATAAATAAAATTTTTTTAAATTATGTAAAATTTAATTTGTTTTATAGTAGAATTATACTTATAAGGAGGAGGGATACTATGAGTGAAATCAGAATATATGCAGAAGTATGGGAGCAAGGAATGTACTTTAAAAGCTACTTTGACAAAATAAATCCTAATTATGACATCAAAGTAATATTAATTAACACAAACCTTAATAATTATTCTAATAAGTCAATCATATCACTTTTAAGACATTTTAAAAAATTTGATGCCTTTATATCGTTCGTTAAAAACGATAAAGAATATCCTTTGTTTATGATCGAGTTTTCCACTGCAGTAGTAACCGATGATCATGAATTACAGCGGGGAGATGCTTTATATTGGGCTTATCATAATAAAGTTGCTTATATGAAAATTTCTCCTTCTAAAAAGTTATCACCTACAGCAGGTACACAACATGGTGGTGGAACAAAAATTTCTGTTCATGACCAAGTTATAAATATATTTAAAAAGAAAGGGGTTATGATACATATAGATTGGCCATCTTTAGAAACAACAGAACATGTGGCTGGTGAAAAAAACTTTTTATCTTGCCCCCCATATTCAAGCTATTTATTAGAGGTATTAAAAAAATCTATAAATATCATTGAGTCAAGCCTAGATAATAATCAGTACTACGAAGGTCTTTGGAATTTTTTATGTGAACATAAGGTAGAGGGCATTAAGCTAAGGGATTGGTTAACAATAGATC from Anoxybacillus gonensis includes these protein-coding regions:
- the tnpC gene encoding IS66 family transposase, which translates into the protein MLTVQQAVFTVEGLIGKVQQQKQLIHQLIQENEHLRQENKQLRKENEQLKHRVQELEARTKKNSSNSHLPPSSDRFEKKRSSREPSGKKPGGQEGHEGTTLRQVEHPHHRVVHRVHTCQGCGASLRDVKPFKVDVRQVFDLPPVSIEVTQHEREVKSCPHCRCVQQAEFPPHVTNHVQYGPRLTALVVYLHHIQLIPYKRLSDTIEALYQHSVSTGTLANMVKRGREALESNMDMIEDALLDSNILHVDETSLRINGKLAWVHVACTSTYTYLAFHASRGKKATDEIGILPQYKGTMMHDAFGTYPRYTKATHALCHAHHLRELKGFIEQGHTWASRMTTFLLAAKQAVEAHHGALSEEEAKRWERVYDRILAKAQHRLETMTPLPKKALAFIRRLQKRKEEALRFLCEVHVPFDNNQAERDLRMVKVKENISGTFRDETFAQSFCIARSIVSTLTKHEKNVWDSLCLLLAGETIDRVLSAT